A genomic region of Colletotrichum destructivum chromosome 1, complete sequence contains the following coding sequences:
- a CDS encoding Putative Thioredoxin domain-containing protein: MVVLHASSLAEFSGLLSANTYVVVDFYADWCGPCHAIKPIYESLSNNHGRPGSLAFVKVNVDATQDVARRYGVTAMPTFMFFEKGQPYNGGRSVARGADPRTLQATVQELSGLARMKETEAAEAAAKTAEANKKTEAADVKEAKPDDGSTVSGGYTLGVNTGLRSDWKMSLRG; encoded by the coding sequence ATGGTCGTCCTTCACGCCTCGTCCCTTGCGGAATTCAGCGGCCTGCTGTCGGCAAACACCTACGTGGTCGTTGATTTCTACGCGGACTGGTGTGGCCCTTGTCACGCCATCAAGCCCATCTACGAGTCCCTCTCCAACAATCACGGCCGGCCCGGCTCCCTTGCCTTTGTCAAGGTCAACGTCGACGCTACTCAGGACGTCGCACGCCGATATGGCGTCACGGCCATGCCGACCTTCATGTTCTTCGAAAAGGGCCAACCTTACAACGGCGGCCGCAGCGTCGCCCGAGGCGCCGATCCAAGGACCCTGCAGGCCACCGTCCAGGAGCTGAGCGGGCTTGCCAGGATGAAGGAGAccgaagcggccgaggcggctgcgaagacggccgaggccaacaaGAAGACGGAAGCCGCggacgtcaaggaggccaagccTGATGACGGTTCCACCGTCTCTGGCGGCTACACCCTCGGCGTCAACACTGGCTTAAGGTCGGACTGGAAAATGTCCTTGCGGGGATGA
- a CDS encoding Putative amidoligase enzyme, which yields MAEYQPFNFGFELELSLNSKKKHKSWLLMAHDTGGRLAKKGVRNHVKEKVDGNYRKWSVVQEITIPQDPAKNNWALELVSPVFGLDSPWLSDTDHIFSAIQKSSSIQKVPQCSTHVHVSLADRDFTTFQLACLGKAILTYESCFDALVPKDRTSAYWCQSNRRNPVLSRCQSLQECLDLLDVASQRGTSAVVETMCLFPASSAYGRAHGRKKDFVHGKVYKWNFARLLGHDNSRTIEFRQPPGSTCMEDAVGWVLLTLTFVAGATGGGNCIGSLESGGDDRLEFWHLLCHGAGVFGLDPFLLDVLRNFLSRV from the exons ATGGCCGAATATCAGCCCTTCAACTTTGGGTTTGAACTTGAGCTGTCTCTCAACAGCAAAAAGAAGCACAAGTCATGGCTCTTGATGGCCCATGATACCGGCGGTCGTCTGGCCAAGAAGGGAGTGAGAAACCATgtcaaggagaaggtggACGGGAACTACCGGAAGTGGTCTGTTGTTCAGGAGATCACAATTCCTCAGGACCCGGCCAAGAACAACT GGGCCCTTGAGCTAGTGTCTCCCGTGTTCGGATTGGACTCGCCCTGGCTGAGCGACACCGATCACATCTTCTCCGCCATCCAAAAATCCTCTTCTATACAGAAGGTTCCCCAGTGCAGCACGCATGTTCACGTCAGCCTGGCTGATCGAGACTTCACCACGTTCCAGCTGGCGTGCCTGGGAAAGGCAATCCTTACCTACGAATCTTGCTTCGACGCCTTGGTTCCCAAAGACAGAACATCCGCGTACTGGTGCCAGAGCAACCGCCGGAACCCTGTGCTGTCCCGCTGCCAGTCCCTCCAAGAAtgcctcgacctcctcgacgtgGCTTCGCAGCGAGGCACatccgccgtcgtcgagaccATGTGCCTGTTCCCGGCCTCCAGCGCCTACGGACGCGCCCACGGACGGAAGAAGGACTTTGTCCACGGCAAAGTCTACAAGTGGAACTTTGCTCGCTTGCTGGGTCATGACAACAGCCGGACCATCGAGTTTCGACAGCCTCCCGGCAGCACCTGCATGGAAGATGCTGTCGGATGGGTCTTATTGACTTTGACGTTCGTCGCGGGGGCGACTGGAGGTGGCAATTGCATCGGCTCGTTGGAGTCTGGCGGTGATGACCGGCTAGAATTTTGGCATCTTCTTTGTCACGGTGCGGGGGTCTTCGGGCTTGATCCGTTCTTGCTTGACGTTTTGAGGAACTTTCTGAGCCGTGTATGA
- a CDS encoding Putative WD repeat-containing protein WDR44/Dgr2 — protein sequence MSTPTSAIKSMDAGRRDDGQQPQPTLPLVPEPRLSTPASRESSSTVQKSPGGSDSHGSSFPTFAKKTPTKLARTTTPNAKDVKPVKASPAAVQSPAAIDPLSQHILMRTNTDHTVPPQLRRRPDSPALDLEQPPKLPLHAFDANKDKRKGPSFLSRLSMRGGRRRDDDEDSVFSDHRIDGTNAPAFSSVIGSGYIPHHKEPPRYIRVKARNKKTREFNRMFLAQELLIPRNETHEDKSTTVSVSSDTRRPNNSGAVWATEFSTDGKYFAAAGKDQVVRVWAVISTHEERRRHEEEENANHGERLSAPVFRSKPVHEFQGHTGEVLDLSWSKNNFLLSSSMDKTVRLWHISRKECLCTFKHKDFVTSIAFHPTDDRFFLAGSLDSTLRLWSIPDKSVAYSVQLSDLITAVAFSPDGKTAIAGGLSGMCMFHDTEGLKQTTQLHVRSSRGKNAKGSKITGIKTMMYDGEAKVLITSNDSRVRIYDLRDKTLDSKFKGYENTCSQIHADFSDTGQWIVSGSEDKRVYIWSVNSAESDKDKPCEYFEAHSDRVSTAVFAPKKSRQLLGGSGDPLYDLCNPPPVTLMSLEESIASQTGNSDDERPQIKKPEESPAYIEKSKHYDGQILVTTDQSGVIKVFRQDCAYLKRRHENWETGSTFSRRLGGSVVGRSGSVATRTSVGSHPRSRRGSMSRLAAPGAAQLSSDINTWRHGIENGRPNSVIITPSQSERSTSPTKTSHTPIDTSTANLASGARKKPYGASSQPTRPQLPASPTSSRASRDRAPSIPPTPSFSFVSADDDESDELRLDPAGASYSFWNLNRWKGISSLRSSVSFSNINTSQAQVGQGRNSMSTADTTQTTISNSTKASRRKSIGPVVYDKTVEEEQNGTTKIIEDTTAKAEGDGQLLRPVGNRSDSRTRNSVISRLSSEYNSEDGEQLSCQKCASKDFKAKRVGGRQRLICVKCGKLVDDGMQ from the exons ATGTCGACCCCTACATCCGCCATAAAGTCCATGGACGCAGGCCGTCGCGATGATGGCCAGCAACCACAACCAACGCTGCCTCTCGTCCCAGAGCCTCGACTCTCGACCCCCGCCAGCCGCGAaagctcctcgaccgtcCAGAAGTCGCCGGGCGGCTCAGATTCTCACG GCAGCAGCTTCCCTACATTTGCCAAGAAGACGCCCACGAAGCTCGCCCGAACTACCACACCGAACGCAAAGGATGTCAAGCCCGTCAAagcctcgcccgccgctgTCCAATCTCCCGCCGCAATTGACCCGCTATCCCAG CACATTCTGATGCGAACAAACACCGACCACACAGTCCCCCCTCAGCTCCGGAGACGCCCCGATAGTCCGGCCCTCGACCTTGAGCAGCCACCAAAACTCCCACTACATGCTTTCGATGCCAACAAAGACAAAAG GAAAGGACCGTCATTCTTGAGCCGGCTGAGCATGCGAGGCGGACGTCGacgcgacgatgacgaggactCTGTCTTCAGTGACCACCGTATCGATGGGACGAACGCCCCAGCCTTTTCCTCCGTCATTGGTTCGGGGTACATACCTCACCACAAAGAGCCACCGCGATACATCCGCGTCAAGGCACGCAACAAGAAAACTCGAGAGTTCAACCGAATGTTCCTCGCCCAAGAGCTTTTGATCCCACGAAACGAAACACACGAGGATAAGAGCACGACCGTGTCAGTGTCGAGCGACACCAGGCGACCGAACAATAGCGGAGCTGTCTGGGCCACTGAATTCAGCACCGATGGCAAGTACTTTGCTGCCGCAGGAAAAGATCAAGTAGTGAGGGTTTGGGCTGTGATTTCCACGCATGAggagcgacggcggcatgaagaagaagagaacgcCAACCATGGTGAAAGACTGAGCGCGCCCGTTTTTCGAAGCAAGCCAGTACATGAATTCCAAGGACATACCGGCGAGGTTCTTGACCTCAGCTGGAGCAAGAACAACTTCTTATTGTCTTCGTCAATGGACAAGACGGTGCGTCTCTGGCATATCAGCAGGAAGGAGTGTCTTTGCACGTTCAAACACAAGGATTTTGTCACCTCGATTGCCTTTCACCCCACCGACGACCGGTTCTTCCTCGCGGGATCTCTAGACTCGACATTACGTCTGTGGAGCATCCCAGACAAGTCAGTGGCCTATTCCGTTCAGTTGTCCGACCTCATCACGGCAGTTGCCTTTTCGCCCGATGGGAAGACGGCTATCGCTGGAGGCCTCTCGGGAATGTGTATGTTCCATGACACCGAGGGCCTCAAACAAACCACTCAGCTGCATGTCCGTTCATCCAGGGGCAAGAATGCCAAGGGAAGCAAAATCACCGGCATCAAGACGATGATGTATGAtggcgaggccaaggtctTGATCACGTCGAACGATTCGAGGGTTCGCATTTATGATCTGCGCGACAAGACCCTGGACTCCAAGTTCAAGGGTTACGAAAATACCTGCAGCCAGATTCACGCCGATTTCAGCGACACCGGACAGTGGATCGTTTCTGGAAGCGAGGACAAGAGAGTGTATATCTGGTCGGTAAATTCTGCCGAGTCGGATAAGGACAAGCCATGCGAGTATTTCGAAGCGCATTCTGACCGAGTATCGACGGCAGTGTTTGCACCAAAAAAGTCACGACAGCTTCTTGGCGGTTCGGGGGATCCTCTATACGACCTTTGTAATCCTCCGCCGGTGACTCTTATGAGTCTCGAGGAGTCCATCGCTAGCCAAACGGGCAATTCGGACGACGAAAGACCGCAAATCAAGAAGCCTGAGGAATCACCAGCCTACATTGAAAAGTCGAAGCACTATGACGGGCAAATTCTGGTGACTACGGACCAATCTGGAGTTATCAAGGTTTTCCGACAAGATTGCGCATACCTTAAGCGCCGACATGAAAACTGGGAAACCGGCTCGACCTTTTCTCGCCGGCTGGGAGGCAGCGTCGTGGGACGTAGCGGAAGCGTCGCAACGCGTACGAGCGTCGGCAGTCATCCCCGATCTCGCCGCGGGTCAATGTCACGCCTGGCGGCACCTGGCGCTGCTCAGCTAAGCTCCGATATCAACACTTGGCGTCATGGAATTGAAAATGGTCGTCCAAACTCGGTGATCATCACTCCATCCCAAAGCGAgcgctcgacgtcgccgactAAGACTTCGCACACGCCCATCGACACAAGCACTGCGAATCTTGCGTCTGGGGCTCGAAAAAAACCGTATGGCGCGTCGTCGCAGCCGACACGTCCGCAACTCCCGGCCAGTCCCACGTCGAGCCGCGCTTCCCGCGACCGGGCTCCGTCCATCCCCCCTACACCGAGTTTCTCGTTCGTATCggcagacgacgatgagAGCGACGAGCTGCGACTTGATCCCGCAGGGGCCAGCTATTCTTTTTGGAACTTGAACCGATGGAAAGGCATCTCATCTCTGAGGTCCTCGGTATCAttcagcaacatcaacacaTCGCAGGCGCAAGTAGGACAGGGGCGAAACAGCATGAGCACGGCGGATACCACACAGACAACCATTAGCAATAGCACCAAGGCTTCCAGACGCAAGAGTATCGGCCCCGTCGTGTACGACAAGACGGTTGAGGAAGAGCAAAACGGTACGACGAAGATTATAGAGGACACGACCGCCAAGGCAGAAGGAGATGGCCAGCTTCTGCGACCAGTTGGCAATAGGTCCGACAGTCGGACCCGTAATTCTGTTATCAGCCGTTTGAGCTCCGAGTACAAcagcgaggacggcgagcaaCTCTCCTGTCAGAAATGCGCGAGCAAGGATTTCAAGGCAAAGAGAGTGGGGGGCAGGCAGCGGCTCATTTGCGTAAAGTGTGGCAAGCTTGTTGACGACGGCATGCAATGA